In the Sphingobacterium sp. PCS056 genome, CCCTCTCTCAAGCCTAAAACAGCTTGAGTATTAAATTGATGAAACTCGCGTATTCGGGTTTCTCTTGTTTCACCTTTATGGGTAGAATTGGGATCCGGATCAAGATAATGAGGATTAAGATTGAAAGGTAAAAATTGCAAGGCATCAAAACTAGGCGGATATACAATGGGCATATCGTTAGTTGTTCCGATTGTCAATCCAGTTAAATTAGATCCTGCAGAGGTACCAACATATCGCAATCCTGCGGCGACTGCTGCCTTCAAATCATTGACAAGGTCTAATTCATACAAGGTCTTCAACAAAAGAAAAGTATTTCCCCCACCGATAAAAATCGCCTTTGCCTGCCCAATCGCCTCTTTTTGATCCGAATAAGTGTGTAAACCGCTCACACGAATACCTTTATCTGCCAGAGCTGTCTGCACATTTGCCGTGTATTCATCATAAGAAATACCAGAAGGTCTTGCGTAGGGTACAAAAATCAATTCATCAGTTTGAATAAAATCAACCAAATCGTCTTTTATATAAGTCAAAAAAGAACTTCCGTGAATGGTGCTCGTACTGATAACAAGCAATCTAATATTACTATTCATATCCATTATCTTACTACCTAAAAATCCTTCAAATTTAGAATTTATTATGTTATTCCAATACAAAAAAAGCTAGCGTGAAAAAGATTTAATAAAATCTTTATTTTCACGCTAGCCCAATTGTATCTCTGCAACAGAATCAATTTACTACTCTTACTCCGGATTAAAAATTATTCTAAAAAATCTTCATTCTATCGACTTATTGACATCGGTCTTCTTTTTTTTATCCTCCAAGCGCTTCTCCTGTTTCAAAGCCTTGTGCAATAAATATTCAATTTGCCCATTCACGCTCCTAAATTCGTCGGCAGACCATTTTTCCAATGCTTTATATACATCACTCTCTATCCGGAGCATGAAATTCTTTTTTTCCGCCATACTTTTTAACTTACTTATACTATTGATACAAAGTCCCTGTGTTCAATACTGGAGAGGCTGCCTTTTCACCACACAGTACGACCATAAGATTGCTCACCATAGCTGCTTTTTTGTCATTATCCAATTCTACAATATCCTTTTCGGACAACCTTTGTAAAGCCATCTCCACCATTCCTACTGCACCTTCAACAATTTTGGCACGTGCAGCAACAATTGCCGTAGCTTGTTGTCGCTGTAACATCGCCCCAGCAATCTCCGATGCATAAGCCAAATGACTGATACGCGCCTCTTTGATGATAATACCAGCAGGAGCCAATCGGTCTAACAGCTCTTTTTCCAATATATGATTTACGGTATCACCACCCTCGCGCAACGTGATTGTAGCTTGATTGTTGGGATCGATTTCTAAATTATCATACGGAAAACTCCCTGCCAGATGCCTCACCGCTGCCTCACTTTGCGTACGGACATAAGAAGTGTAATTCGTGACATCATAAGTTGCTTTGTAGGTATCCCCTACCTGCCAAACAATAACTGCACCGATCTCAATAGGATTTCCCATCTTATCATTGACCTTTAACGTCTGACCTTGCAAGTTATCCGATCGTAAACTAACATTTAAGGTCGAATATAAAGGATTGACAAAAAATAATCCATTTTCTTTTACTGTACCCACGTAACGTCCAAAAAAATTCAAAACACGGGAATGGTTTGGATTAATAATCATTAAACCCTTTAATAAGAATAAAGCAGTTAAAATACATAAAATCCCCACCATTACATACCATACAGAATCATTCGCTTGAAAGAAGCAGACAATACCCAATACAAAAAGAATAATAGCCATTAATAGCGCTAAATAGCCAGACAAGGGTTTAATTAATTTTTCCATAATTTAATATTTGATATTATTTTGATATCAAATATATACCATAAAGATGTCATTTCCAAAAAAAATATTTAATATCAAAAAGTAATTTTTATCTTCGTTATTATTGCATATATACCCCATGTTTAAACAATCTTTTTTACCCATTGAGCATAAAGAAATTCAGATCTTAATATTAGGTTCATTGCCTGGAGATAAATCGATTCATGAGCAACAATATTATGCCCATCCTCAAAATCGGTTTTGGAAATTAATGCAGCACATTTTCAACAAGACTGCTTCGCTTTCTTATCCTCAAAAGCTCGACTTGCTATTAGAAAATCAGATTGGACTGTGGGATGTATGTGCCCGAGCCAAAAGAAAGGGAAGTATGGATCTTGATATTGTAGAAGAGATACCGAATGATCTTCCGCATTTCATTTCACAGCACCCGCGATTAAAGACGATCATTTTCAATGGACAAAAAGCCCATCATGTATATGAAAAGCATTTTACAAAGAGCGAACACTATCAATATTATACACTACCTAGTACCAGTCCCGCAAATGCGCGATACTCTTTGGAAAAATTACTTCAGGAATGGTCACTTTTATTAAAAAAAGATTAACAAATATTTCCTACAATAAAATCTTAAAATTCATATTGAATCCTTATTTTTGCAGCAACATGTCAGATTTAAAATATAACCAAAGAGGTGTATCCGCAGGTAAAGAGGATGTACACAATGCTATTAAGAACATCGATAAAGGATTGTATCCAAAAGCTTTTTGTAAAATCATCCCTGATATTCTAGGAGGTGATGAGCAGTGGTGTAATATTATGCACGCTGATGGCGCAGGCACAAAATCTTCATTGGCCTATGTTTACTGGAAAGAAACAGGTGATCTATCGGTATGGCGAGGAATAGCTCAAGATGCAATTATCATGAATTTAGATGATTTACTTTGTGTAGGTGCTACTGATAATATCCTACTATCATCAACCATTGGTCGTAATAAAAATGTCATTCCGGGAGAAGTACTTGCTGAAATTATCAATGGTACTGAAGAAATTCTAGGTGAATTGCGTGAAATGGGCATCGGAATCTATTCAACCGGTGGAGAAACTGCAGATGTAGGTGATCTGGTACGTACCATTATCGTAGATAGTACCGTGACATGCCGCATGAAACGTGAGGACATTATTTCAAATCATAAGATAAAAGCAGGTAATGTAATCGTTGGCTTGTCATCATCGGGTACGGCTACTTACGAAAAAGAATATAATGGTGGTATGGGTTCAAACGGATTGACCTCAGCGCGCCATGATGTTTTTAATAAAAGTATTGCAGAAAAATATGCCGAAAGCTTTGATCCCGCTGTTCCTTATGAACTAGTATTTGCAGGTAGTCAAAATTTAACTGACACCATCACTGTGGAGACAGGAGAAAAAATTACTGCAGGTAAATTGGTACTTTCACCAACTCGCACATACGCTCCAGTCATCAAACAGATTTTAGATCAGTATCGTTCACAGATTGATGGTATGGTACATTGTTCAGGTGGTGCACAAACAAAAGTTTTGCATTTTGTTGATGAAGTTCATGTCATCAAAGACAACTTATTCCCGATTCCTCCCCTGTTTGAACTAATTCAAAAAGAATCAAACACCGATTGGAAAGAAATGTATAAAGTATTCAATATGGGACATCGTATGGAACTATATGTACCTGAAGAAATCGCATCTGCAATTATTTCAATATCTGAATCTTTTGGTATTCCAGCTCAAATTATTGGTCGCGTAGAAGCATCTGCTACAAAACAGGTAACAGTAAAATCTCCTTACGGCGAATTTGTTTACGAATAATAAAATAGCATGAGGCTTGATTAATCACAAGCCTCATCGTACCCTATAGCCATGAAAGATAAACTAATTGTGGGATGGAAAGAATCATTAGATTTACCAGAACTTGGTATTTTTAACATTGAGGCTAAAGTGGATACTGGAGCAGGCTCCTCTGTTTTACATTGTGAATCATATGAGGTTAAAATAATTGATAATCATAAGTGGATTATTTGCCAAATAATCGTTAATTTTAAAACAGGAGAACTTCGCATATTTAAGTTTCCTGTTTATAGAGAAAAAATCGTCAAAAGTTCATTCGGTCAAAAAGAAAAACGTTATTATATTCTTACGAAAGCAAGATTGTACAATCAATCATTCGAAATCAAGTTATCTTTTAGAAACCGCTCGTCCATGCGATATCCCATGTTATTAGGAAAAAGTTTCCTGTCTAAAAAATTTATCGTGGACGTCTCAAGGTCTAACTTATCTCAAAAAGCCGTTGGGTAAAACTAATGTTCATACATATTTGTTAATTTACCAACATTACAATTAAATAATTCTAATCATAGCAAAGTGAAAATCGCTGTATTATCAACAGTTAAAAGCTTATACTCGACACGTCGATTAGTAGAAGCCGCAGAAAAACGTGGACATGAATGCGTTGTCATCGATCATAGCAAATGCTATGTAGGAATTCAACAAGGCAAACCCAGCATCCATTATAAAGGTCAAGATATTTCAGATATTGATGCGATCATCCCCCGTATTGGGGCTTCAGTAACTTTCTATGGTTCGGCCATTGTAAGACAATTTGAAGTTATGGGTGTTATATCTGCCAATCCAAGTCAAGCCATTACCCGCTCAAGAGACAAGCTTCGCTGTATGCAGATCCTCTCCGGAGCAGGAATAGGACTTCCCATTACTGGATTTGCTCGCACAACTTCCGATGTGGACGATCTTATCAGTATGGTTGGTGGTGCACCATTGGTGATCAAACTCTTAGAAGGAACACAGGGAATTGGAGTCGTATTAGCAGAGACTAAAAAAGCTGCATCCTCTGTTATCGAAGCTTTTTACGGCTTGGGAAATAATATATTAATCCAAGAGTATATCAAGGAAGCAAAGGGAACAGATATTCGTGCTTTTGTAGTCGGAGGAAAAGTAGTCGGTGCAATGAAAAGAACGGCCAAAGAAGGCGAATTCAGATCAAACATCCACCGCGGAGGAACCGCTGAAATTATCAGGCTGACGAAGAGCGAGCGGGAGACGGCTATTGCTGCTGCGGCCTCTATGGGTTTAACAGTATGTGGTGTTGATATGATGCCTTCAGACAGAGGCCCATTAGTGCTGGAAGTAAATTCATCTCCAGGATTAGAGGGCATAGAAAAAGCAACAAAAAAAGATATAGCAGGTGAAATAATCATATATCTTGAAAAGCAATATGAATTGAAAAAAGCGGCTAAGCCCGAAATTCGTAAAAAGAAAAAGAAAGAAAGTAATTTATAAAATGGAGGTTCCTAAAAAAAAGGAACCTTTTTTTATAAATAAATTTAAAAACGAAAGAAAACACCAGGAAGTAAAAGCAATGATACAATCAAGCTTTATACGATCACGACATTTTGACAATAGCAAAACGAAAGAATAGGAATATACGGGTACATTTGCCGAATAACTATTTAGATGCTATGAAGCTATTTCGATACGGAAAATTAAATGAAGAAAAAACAGGAATTTTAATCAACAATATCCACTATGATACCTCTGATTTTGGTGAAGATTATGACAATAATTTTCTTGCCACAGGAGGAATCGAACGATTAGAAGCGTTTATTTCAAAAAATCAAGCAAATCTTAAAGCAATACCACCCGATAGTCGCATCGGAACTCCAATGGCCAATCCAAATAAAATCGTATGTGTAGGTCTCAACTACTCTGATCATGCAGCAGAAACAGGACTGGTACAAGAGCAAGAGCCTATTTTATTTTTAAAAGCTATCTCGGCATTAAACGGGCCGTTTGATGACATTATGATCCCTAAAAATTCTTTCCATACCGACTGGGAAACTGAACTCGCTGTAGTAATTGGCAAAAAAGGAACCCATGTACCAGTAACAGAATCAACCGATTATATCGCTGGATATGTGATGATGAATGATGTAACCGAGCGTCATTTTATGAAACATCGAGGTGGCACTTGGGACAAAGGAAAAGGATACAATACCTTTGCACCTCTAGGGCCTTATTTTGTAACTAAAGATGAAATCAAAGATGATGGAAATTTACGCATTTGGTTAAAACTTAACGGTACACTCATGCAAGAAGGAAATACAAAAGATTTCATCACTCCTGTCAAAGAATTGATTTCCTATATATCCGACTTCTTTGGCTTATTTCCAGGAGATATTATTTCAACCGGTTCACCATCAGGCACAGGTATAGGTCATGTACCACAACGATTTTTAGTAGAAGGAGACGAAATCGAGTATGGAATAGAAGGATTAGGAATTTCAAAAAATAAAATAATCAACTATCAAAAAGACTGATATTACAGACATAAAAAAAGCACTTCTGAGACGAAGTGCTTTTTTTATGTCTGTCCGGCAGACTATTTGTAATTTATAGTACCACCAGCTAATTTTTTTTCCGATGTGTGTGGAGGTTTACCATAAACATCGATGATACCACCAGCACGAGTTTTAGCGATTATCGAATCTTTAACATACACCACCGCGTTTCCTCCCCCATTAACAGTCACATTGGTCACATCAGTAATTAAATCTTTTCCCTCATACTTGCCTCCGAAATTAGAAATAACATCCTGTGTGATACTTTTTCCCATTAGAGATACGGTAGAACCTGAAGTTGACTTGACATCAACCTTTTTAGTCTCCACATAGACAACGATCAGACCTCCTTCGGCAGCAGATACGCTTAATTGATCAGCAGAAATCTGACTGTTCTGTCTATTGATAATCTTAGCGCCTTTTTTTGCAGATAAACTTTTCAACGATTGAAAATAGACCTTGACATTGATATTATTTCCCTGTAATGCGTTTAGCGTATTCATCTTGATACGCAATGCACCGTTCTTGTTGATCACTTGAATATTTTCAGAATTAGTTCCTTCGGTCACGACCTCATTGGAAGTACCCTGTATTAATTCGACCTGAATTTTATCCGTAACATCAACGGAGTTAAACGTTCCCACATTTTGCTTTATCTGAGCAATACCCAATTGGGCAATAAAACATAAAATAGCACCTAATCCTAATTTTTTCATAACCATATATTCTATTCGTATAATCATTATACAAAATATGCACCATTTGTGAATTTAACTTACTATTTAGCACATTTTAACAAAAATAATAAAAACAAAGCGTTAACAAAAAAAGCGTATGAAGTGACATACACTTCATACGCTTTAATAACTGCTTTTAGCAGTCGTATACGATATTACAATTTGTTATTGATATCGATCGCATTTAACTCTTGAAAAGCTTGTTTCAAACGAGTTACGAAAGCCTCTTCACCTTTACGTAACCATACGCGAGGATCATAGTATTTCTTATTGGGTGAATCAGCACCTTCAGGATTGCCGATTTGACCTTGCAAGTAATCATGGTTTTTAGCTTCGTATTCACGAACACCATCCCACATAGCCCATTGCATATCTGTATCGATATTCATTTTGATAGCACCGTAAGAAATTGCTTCTTCAATCTCTTCAGGAGAAGAGCCCGATCCACCATGGAAAACAAAATTAACAGGTTTTTCAGCTGTTAAATTGAATTTCTCACGAATATATTCTTGTGAATTATGTAAAATAACAGGTTGTAATTTTACATTTCCTGGTTTATACACACCGTGTACATTGCCAAAGGCAGCTGCTACAGTAAATTTATCAGAAACTTTAGATAATTCTTCGTAAGCATAAGCCACCTCTTCAGGTTGCGTATATAATTTTGAGCTATCAACATCTGAGTTGTCAACACCATCTTCTTCACCACCTGTAACGCCCAGTTCAATTTCTACAGTCATACCAAGTGGTTTCATGCGTGCTAAGTATTTTGCAGAGATTTCGATGTTTTCTTCGATAGGCTCTTCAGATAAATCTAACATATGGGAAGAGAATAATGGTTTGCCATGTTGCGCAAAAAATTTCTCTCCAGCATCTAATAGACCGTCGATCCAAGGTAATAATTTTTTAGCAGCGTGGTCAGTATGCAAAATTACTGCAACACCATAGTGCTCTGCCAATAGATGAACGTGTTGCGCAGCAGCTACAGCACCTAGAATACATGCTTTTAAACCATCATTATTTAATGTTTTACCAGCGTAAAATTGTGCTCCACCATTCGACAACTGAATAATTACAGGTGAGTTAACCGCCTTAGCAGTTTCCATTACAGCATTGATCGAGTTAGTGCCTGTTACATTAACTGCAGGTAATGCGAATTTATGCGTTTTTGCTAATTCGAACAATTCTTGTACTTGATCTCCCGTCAATACACCTTTAAAATCTTTTAGGCTCATATTATAATTTGCTTTTGTTATTTATGGACTAAGTTAAAAAAAAATATTGTTCTACATAATTTATAAAGTGTACATATTACACTAACACTTATGATTGATCTTCATTTCAGCAACATATAGGTATAATGAATATTAAATACTGTTTATATCAGTTATTAGACATTTCACATAGTATCATCAGAAGTAATTATTATTGCACTATTGCCCCCAATTATTTTGTATATATAATCCATTTCAATAAGTTTGGTTAAAATAGAGTAAAATATGTTACACGTATACGGCATCAAGAACTGCAGCACAGTAAAGAAAGCACTTAATTGGTTAGAAGAAAACAAACTTAATTACACTTTTCACGATTATAAAAAGGAAGGAATTTCGGAAGAGAAATTAAGGGAATGGGAGAAGGAAATCAGTTGGGAAATCTTAGTCAATAAAAAAGGAACAACTTGGAGAAAATTAACTACTGAGGATCAAGCAGCTGTTACAGATGCGAAATCAGCAAATCAGATATTAGTAAAAAATACAAGTATGATCAAACGTCCATTAATAGAAGGTGGTAAACAACTTGTCGTTGGATTCGATGAAAAGGAGTACAGTTCCTTTCTAAAATAATCGTTACAATTACAGTATTTGACCGAAAAAATTTAACAATACATCTTTTCATACTATATTTAGGCAGAACAAGTCCTACAATTTAGTATGAAAAGATTATCCCTATTGTCCATAAGTATTCTGTCCTTATCCTTAACAAGTCTAAGTGTTGCTCAGCAAAAGAATAATTACAATTATACGGAAACATTTGCCCCATTATTTTTCAAGAATAATGGTGATGAATTTCGCTCTGCAAGTGGAAAACCAGGTCCGGCCTATTGGCAGAATAATGCCGACTATAAAATCTCGGCAACATTAGATGATCAAAAAAATACAATTGCAGGAAAAGTCGAAATAAACTACACCAACAATAGTCCCGATCAATTAGACTATGTCTGGCTGCAATTGGACCAAAATATGTTCTCCAAAGAAGGTCGAGGGACTGCTATTACACCATTGACAAAAAGCAGGTACGGCGATGCCAACACCAACTTTGATGGAGGATATACTGTAGCATCAGTTACTGATCAAGCAGGTAATCCCGTGGATTATATCATTACAGATACCCGCATGCAAATTCGACTTCCAAAAGCAATAGCTGCTAAAGGCGGAAAAGCAGGTTTTAAAATACAGTACTCCTACACCATTCCAGAATATGGTGCCGATCGTACGGGGATATTAAAAACAGCAAAAGGCAATATTTTTGCTATTGCACAATGGTTTCCACGATTGTGTGTATATGACAATATCAGAGGTTGGAATACCCTACCGTATACCGGACCAGGAGAATTTTATCGCGAATTTGGTAATTACCAAGTCGAAATCACAGCGCCAGCAAATCACATCGTTGTACTCGGAGGCGAATTACTCAATCCTCAAGAAGTATTTACGTCAGAACAGTTAAAACGATACGAAAACGCGAAAAATAGTGACCAAACAATCGTGATCCGTTCTGCACAAGAAGTCGCTCAAGCAAACTCAAGACCAAACAAAAAAAGTTTAACGTGGAAGTACAGTCTATATAATGCCCAAGATATTGCATGGGCATCTTCTACATCATTTATACTAGATGCTGTAAAAATTAATTTAGCTAGTGGAAAAAAATCACTTGCTATATCCGCATATCCAGAAGAAAGTAACGGCAACAATGCCTGGGAAAGATCGTCCGAATATACAAAAGCAGCAATTGAACATTATTCCAATAAATGGTTTGAATACCCCTACCCTGTAGCGGTCAATGTAGCATCAAACGTCGGAGGAATGGAATATCCAGCGTTATCCTTTTGTGGTAATAGAGCCAAAGCAGGATCTCTATGGGGCGTCACAAATCATGAATTTGGGCATAATTGGTTCCCGATGATTGTGTCCAGCAATGAAAGAGAGTTTGGATGGATGGATGAAGGCTTCAATTCATTCATAAATGAAATCGCAACAGAAAGTTTTAATAATGGCGAATATTTCAAACAAGTGGGTGATCCAAACAGCCAAGCAGTTCGATTTACCGATCCGCGATTGGAAGCGATTATGAATACACCACAAAGCATGGACGAACGTAATATTGGTATTTTACTTTATTACAAACCAGCTTATGGATTAAAATTACTGCGCAACGAGATCATCGGCAAAGAGCGTTTTGATTTTGCTTTTAAAAAATACATTTCAGATTGGGCATATAAACATCCAACTCCAGAAGATTTTTTCCGCTCCATAGAAAATGGTACAGGTGAAAATTTAAACTGGTTTTGGCGCGGATGGTTTCTAAACAATTGGCGTGTCGATCAAGCCATTACCCAGGTATCGTATATTAAAAATGACCCTAAGCTAGGTGCTGTCATCACTATTCAAAATCTAGAAAAACTACCAATGCCTGTCGTAGTAGAAGCGACAACAGCATCTGGGAAGAAAATCCGCAAAAAATTACCTGTAGAAATTTGGGAAAGAAATAAATCTTTCGATTTCAAGCTTGATTCGCGAGAGCCTTTAACATCTGTCCAACTGGATCCAGATCATGTTTTTCCAGATCATGTTCCCGAAAACAATATCTGGACAGCTAAATAAAAGATAAAAATCTTCTATACATTTAATTAGGAGATTTTTATTTAAAAAAAATCGTTTTAAGCACATTACTCCTTATAATTATGTATTTTTGATAATAAAACACTTAAAATGAGAATAACAATTATACATAGTTTAAGCCTATTTGCAATGCTAGGTGTTAGTAGTCTTTTTACTGAAGTGCGAGCACAAGAAAAGGTAAAAGGGATTACGCTGGAACTCACAAGCAGTCAAAGAATAGGTGGAGTTTCAATTAAAAATCTACGTACCAATACAACGGTAGAGACAGATCAAGAAGGTAATTTTGCGATTGATGTTCAATTGAATGACTACTTAGCGATTGAAGCAACTGGTTATGAAAAAGATACAGTCTTTGTATATGATTATGGTGTTAAAAGAATTTATCTCAATCGACTAAACAATGCGATCGAACTTAATGAAGTATATATTGAACGTATGACCGATAGTCGTCTTAAAGCAGAAATAGAGGCAACAAAACTCGCTGGTAAATATTCGGATGTAGGGCAAGAACGTGGAGGAATCCGTCTTTCCCCTTCCCGCATATTTGGCAAAGATGCAAAGAAGGCTCGTCAAAACTATAAACTCTTAGTTGAAGAACAGCATAAAAGAGTTATTGATCGCAAATTCACAACAGATTTAATCCAGTCTCTAACTCCGCTTAGAGATCCTGAATTAGCTCTTTTTAAAGAGCAATACAGACCTAGCTATAAATTCATTGAGCAAGCCTCAGCAGAGGATATCAAAATTTATGTGATGGATTCCTACAAGAAATTCAATACCAACAAACGAAAGTAATTCTTTGGTTTTACCCTTAATGCAAAAGCTTTTAACTGGAATATCCAGTTAAAAGCTTTTTGTTATTTATGAACTTTTTATGTCCAACTCAAATAAATAAGTTTCAATCTCAACAAATACATTTTGTTCATTGACCAGCCCATCATTCCGCATAGTGGAGGAATTTATCCACCATATGTAAACGTTAAAATATACATCTCTTGGTCCAATATAAAAATTTTACCATTTGTACATCTAAAAAGTCCAAGTTTGTAAAATAATTTACGAAAGCGTATTAAACATTAATTATCACAATATCAATATAGAGACTAAAAAAAACTTCCTTTTTTTTCATTTATTAAACTATATTTGACTTTGAAAAGACAATCAATATTAGTTTAAAAAACAACTCAATTATAAAATAAATATATGCTTTTTAAAAAATCGATTAGCAAGTTAATTGCAGAAGCAGAACTTAACGGTCAGGGAACATTAAAACGTACACTCTCCAGTTCTGGTCTTATTGCTTTGGGTGTAGGTGCAATCATTGGTGCCGGATTATTCTCACTGACAGGTATAGCAGCGGCAGATCATGCTGGTCCTGCTGTCGTGCTTTCCTTTATTATCGCAGCTGTGGGCTGTGGTTTTGCAGGATTATGCTACGCCGAATTTGCCTCTATGATCCCGGTTGCAGGATCGGCATATACCTATTCATATGCAACAATGGGCGAATTTATGGCTTGGATCATCGGATGGGATCTTGTACTGGAATATGCACTTGCCGCAGCGACAGTCTCAGTAAGCTGGTCGCAGTACTTCAATCAGCTCTTACTCACATTAGGGGTTGAAATTCCAACACAATTTTTACATGGACCTTGGGAAGGTGGTATTGTGAATGTTCCTGCTATCATTATTGTTTGTTTGCTGTCGTTACTGCTCATGCGCGGTACAGAAGAATCTTCATTTGTAAACAATATTTTAGTTGTATTAAAAGTAGCTGTAGTTTTAATTTTCATCGTATTAGGGTGGGGATTCATAGACCCAGCAAATCACACGCCATTCATTCCTGTCAACCATGGTGAAGAACTGGTAAAAAGTGGTCAATTGGGCTTTTGGAGTTTTCTCGGAAGCGATGACTTTGGGCATTTTGGTTTCAGTGGAATTCTAAGAGCGGCAGGCGTTGTCTTTTTTGCTTTTATTGGTTTTGATGCCGTAAGTACTGCTGCACAAGAAGCAAAAAACCCTAAAAAAGGCATGCCGATAGGCATCATCGGATCATTAATTATCTGTACTTTACTTTATGTATTATTTTCTTATGTATTGACAGGTTTAGCACCTTATACGGAATTTAAAGGTGATGCAAAACCAGTTGCTACAGCTTTTGCTAAAACAGGATATACCTTTCTAAACACAGCACTGATCGTAACGATTATTGCAGGTTACACTTCAGTAATCTTAGTTATGTTGCTAGGACAAAGCCGTGTATTTTACTCCATGAGTAAAGATGGTTTATTACCTAAAATATTTTCAGATCTTTCCAAAAGACAAACCCCATGGAAAACAAACTTAATTTTCATGGTTTTCGTCAGTATATTTGCAGGATTTGTTCCAGTATCCGATCTAGGTCATATGGTTAGTATAGGTACTTTATTTGCCTTTACTTTAGTTTGTATAGGAATCTTAGTATTGCGTAAGACAGAACCTAATTTGGAAAGACCATTTAAAACTCCATTTGTACCACTTATTCCAGTATTGGGAATATTGGTCTGTGTGCTGATGATGGCTTCTTTACCGATTGAGTCTTGGGAACGCTTAGGTATTTGGATGCTAATTGGTGTCATTATCTATTTTGTATATAGCAAGAAACATTCGAAAATCCGAAAAGAGTATGCCGAAGAACATAAATTAAAAGACTAATCAAAAAAGGCTGTTTCATTGATGAAACAGCCTTTTTTGATATTATCAATGCGCTTATGACCATAAACCAGCGAGTAGCATGATATATTATTCTTTTTCTTTGGGTTCCACCTCTGTCACGATATAAACGTCTTCATTTTCCTTCTTCATCTTATACTTTTCTCGCGCTATACGCTGGACTTCACGTTGATCAGATCTAATGTCAGTAATCGTTTCGATGATACTCTGATTCTCTTTCTCATAAAAAGCCTTCTCTCGTTCTAAATTACTTTTTTGATGTTGGTAGCTATATTGCGTTGCAAAGTCATTGCGATCAAAAAAACACATCCATACGGTA is a window encoding:
- a CDS encoding head GIN domain-containing protein, yielding MKKLGLGAILCFIAQLGIAQIKQNVGTFNSVDVTDKIQVELIQGTSNEVVTEGTNSENIQVINKNGALRIKMNTLNALQGNNINVKVYFQSLKSLSAKKGAKIINRQNSQISADQLSVSAAEGGLIVVYVETKKVDVKSTSGSTVSLMGKSITQDVISNFGGKYEGKDLITDVTNVTVNGGGNAVVYVKDSIIAKTRAGGIIDVYGKPPHTSEKKLAGGTINYK
- the fbaA gene encoding class II fructose-bisphosphate aldolase translates to MSLKDFKGVLTGDQVQELFELAKTHKFALPAVNVTGTNSINAVMETAKAVNSPVIIQLSNGGAQFYAGKTLNNDGLKACILGAVAAAQHVHLLAEHYGVAVILHTDHAAKKLLPWIDGLLDAGEKFFAQHGKPLFSSHMLDLSEEPIEENIEISAKYLARMKPLGMTVEIELGVTGGEEDGVDNSDVDSSKLYTQPEEVAYAYEELSKVSDKFTVAAAFGNVHGVYKPGNVKLQPVILHNSQEYIREKFNLTAEKPVNFVFHGGSGSSPEEIEEAISYGAIKMNIDTDMQWAMWDGVREYEAKNHDYLQGQIGNPEGADSPNKKYYDPRVWLRKGEEAFVTRLKQAFQELNAIDINNKL
- a CDS encoding ArsC family reductase, translated to MLHVYGIKNCSTVKKALNWLEENKLNYTFHDYKKEGISEEKLREWEKEISWEILVNKKGTTWRKLTTEDQAAVTDAKSANQILVKNTSMIKRPLIEGGKQLVVGFDEKEYSSFLK
- a CDS encoding fumarylacetoacetate hydrolase family protein; the encoded protein is MKLFRYGKLNEEKTGILINNIHYDTSDFGEDYDNNFLATGGIERLEAFISKNQANLKAIPPDSRIGTPMANPNKIVCVGLNYSDHAAETGLVQEQEPILFLKAISALNGPFDDIMIPKNSFHTDWETELAVVIGKKGTHVPVTESTDYIAGYVMMNDVTERHFMKHRGGTWDKGKGYNTFAPLGPYFVTKDEIKDDGNLRIWLKLNGTLMQEGNTKDFITPVKELISYISDFFGLFPGDIISTGSPSGTGIGHVPQRFLVEGDEIEYGIEGLGISKNKIINYQKD
- a CDS encoding M1 family metallopeptidase; this encodes MKRLSLLSISILSLSLTSLSVAQQKNNYNYTETFAPLFFKNNGDEFRSASGKPGPAYWQNNADYKISATLDDQKNTIAGKVEINYTNNSPDQLDYVWLQLDQNMFSKEGRGTAITPLTKSRYGDANTNFDGGYTVASVTDQAGNPVDYIITDTRMQIRLPKAIAAKGGKAGFKIQYSYTIPEYGADRTGILKTAKGNIFAIAQWFPRLCVYDNIRGWNTLPYTGPGEFYREFGNYQVEITAPANHIVVLGGELLNPQEVFTSEQLKRYENAKNSDQTIVIRSAQEVAQANSRPNKKSLTWKYSLYNAQDIAWASSTSFILDAVKINLASGKKSLAISAYPEESNGNNAWERSSEYTKAAIEHYSNKWFEYPYPVAVNVASNVGGMEYPALSFCGNRAKAGSLWGVTNHEFGHNWFPMIVSSNEREFGWMDEGFNSFINEIATESFNNGEYFKQVGDPNSQAVRFTDPRLEAIMNTPQSMDERNIGILLYYKPAYGLKLLRNEIIGKERFDFAFKKYISDWAYKHPTPEDFFRSIENGTGENLNWFWRGWFLNNWRVDQAITQVSYIKNDPKLGAVITIQNLEKLPMPVVVEATTASGKKIRKKLPVEIWERNKSFDFKLDSREPLTSVQLDPDHVFPDHVPENNIWTAK